A region from the Ctenopharyngodon idella isolate HZGC_01 chromosome 13, HZGC01, whole genome shotgun sequence genome encodes:
- the wu:fc17b08 gene encoding uncharacterized protein wu:fc17b08 isoform X2 — protein MINELAKYYTSQNKNCSQDSLQNNGKKDQSFLKTSCVTSTTAVNIASAQNKFIMVDQDAPLDLSVRKVKVEDIEQDGVLDLSTKKNFSKSHASLSNSNVHASPTTHLVKRDSVNLSLAREGDLQSVSTLEQFMSKLCLHHQRQIVDALGFLQSEVKTVAASNHFQPPTPNLTEKQVKTSCINISFETRSERTCSVDAAVSITKSQESSAVRTSQKPTGEVLNADVSSVACVTTEKPVDLCKMEVLSSSSCGTGDECGDESSPNKFVVMTKTTTDHQEAKKSLGSSIQQIQRSDSVKCLSSAERCLPTCAAESDHADLLSKCTQKSSFAQSEDAVVKPYTIQKTSNVVLPISPRTARKSRKGSCLRQSNGSLSCIINDTDSHCDLVYIRKSITECQLQSRNRLHPRQNARKSTRGHKYVEEYLELKTVRTLARKSIVDSTGNCPAHIPDMHISVAPKQALSNSGSVPLVNAPFAGDCMKNVIQKLSSEQIAENEMPGDVVKVTGLGLVVETSQTGKVESNGQISHEPSCKRSELTMQPDLITEAIIAPNALVQEEDMDSVEIKETTETELALQKEGCESQIGPTPEEVVCGTESKAECEDKSLEPSLIPVSPNMAKESSDGVDVEPRNEQEMSNPTEVETAADVQKQSETSEIKENTDEDRSSQEQVLNDTESNPQTVNSSKLPAKDQGDSAVSSLTEASTVQPLVKCKENDEDPHTPKVLNAKHAVSSDRCLRSRGSKGSVDVMKDSVKCGASELEHANDKSPKTQSTETNVHIEEEHDSKALDILESPQEIAAAKPCNSLVVDHAVKTRQKSRNATAFERDEYPSPSVKTNDELPSVLSPEVLPETVSTTSTTTTESGKHHKPNNQASESSENMPLKNESSPIELSDSRDCSPIKKSPPSSENMLLRSRSNTERPFGSKPSNPTEGHSEKQGQMSLRKNSPVTEQATNKDLCMSSEGVTRMPLRSRTISTIKQTVTRDSPVKGSIKSCISEQSISLQSSTTCRKTETSAHRPLRSSASLIAEPPHHNKSAVGDGLESPGRMSLRRGNVSNTEKLFGSTTSPSKNKRPSRQREVSASSSGEAEESPLSSKLKIQNQKHMEAQIRDSLNLPDESLRIAGFQRPEPVVCSPPKFLEALRGEEHQQVISNLNAKFDKMHKGWIQMDKEGQPAPKPKNKADRLKEIWKSKRRVRKSRPLEQQKFSPVQMLFMKPFDLPSICRWFLQSTETKSLVIVKKVNTRLPSETQLCFHSSAAGAGSSHGIFPSLQAERLKKHLKKFAIASPVKNNPKNQRLLSKALGQGISAMRSKEKHEPTTATRISTKAQSLAGVTPAQAPESLGAMAGSAKNPASARILRKYSNMREKLQVQQNKKCKEKTFKGARLKAALIPKKANKQKLQTRKGPKSVVVQRISSLTKKAKANSALKERALKKNPCHKDCASPKRLKALKKVTKGEHVSTNASGKKQTLLKTRIDKAQQMKTSGTKVDVKKSVLQKGPNNLEPQSLDMDIKPLALEDQVLTRSQRKMEVTSSQTGSPKSSTKRGLEPLVTPTKRTRTSKP, from the exons ATGATTAATGAGTTGGCTAAGTATTATAcctcacaaaacaaaaactgctCTCAGGACTCCCTtcaaaacaatggaaaaaaggACCAAAGCTTTCTGAAAACTAGCTGTGTCACTTCAACAACTGCTGTCAATATAGCTTCTGCTCAAAACAAGTTCATCATGGTGGACCAAGATGCCCCGCTGGACCTCTCTGTGAGAAAGGTCAAAGTAGAGGACATTGAGCAAG ATGGAGTTCTTGACCTCTCGACGAAGAAGAATTTCAGCAAAAGCCATGCGTCTTTAAGTAATTCTAATGTTCATGCCAGCCCGACTACACATTTGGTCAAAAG GGACTCCGTCAACCTGAGTCTTGCCCGAGAAGGAGATCTACAGTCGGTGTCCACTTTGGAACAGTTCATGTCTAAGCTTTGTTTGCATCACCAGCGCCAAATAGTTGACGCATTAGGCTTCTTACAAAGCGAAGTCAAGACTGTGGCTGCTTCCAACCATTTCCAACCACCCACTCCAAATTTGACTGAGAAGCAAGTGAAAACCAGCTGCATTAATATATCGTTTGAAACGAGGTCTGAAAGGACATGTTCTGTggatgctgctgtgagcattaCTAAGTCTCAAGAGTCGTCTGCTGTCAGGACTAGTCAAAAGCCTACTGGAGAGGTTTTAAATGCAGATGTTTCCAGTGTTGCATGTGTAACGACTGAAAAACCAGTAGACCTTTGCAAGATGGAAGTTTTGTCGTCTTCATCTTGTGGAACAGGTGATGAGTGTGGAGATGAAAGTTCTCCAAACAAATTTGTCGTCATGACAAAGACAACTACTGATCATCAGGAAGCCAAAAAATCATTAGGGTCAAGCATTCAGCAAATTCAACGTAGCGATTCTGTAAAGTGTCTATCCAGTGCTGAGCGATGTTTGCCGACATGTGCTGCAGAGTCTGATCATGCAGACCTGTTATCAAAATGCACACAGAAGAGCTCTTTTGCACAAAGTGAAGATGCTGTTGTAAAGCCCTACACAATTCAAAAGACATCAAATGTAGTTTTACCAATATCTCCAAGAACAGCCAGGAAAAGCAGAAAAGGTTCTTGCCTTAGGCAAAGTAATGGCTCTTTAAGTTGTATCATAAATGATACCGATAGCCATTGTGACTTGGTGTATATTAGAAAGTCAATAACAGAATGTCAGCTTCAGTCTCGTAATCGATTGCATCCACGACAAAATGCTCGGAAGAGCACAAGAGGGCACAAGTATGTCGAGGAGTACTTGGAACTAAAAACTGTCCGTACGCTAGCTCGTAAATCTATAGTTGATTCCACTGGGAATTGTCCAGCTCATATACCAGACATGCACATATCAGTCGCTCCAAAGCAGGCCCTTTCTAATTCTGGCAGTGTTCCTCTCGTAAATGCACCTTTTGCAGGGGACTGCATGAAAAATGTTATTCAGAAATTATCATCGGAGCAGATAGCGGAGAATGAAATGCCAGGAGATGTCGTGAAAGTAACTGGTCTTGGTCTGGTGGTTGAAACCAGTCAGACGGGAAAAGTTGAAAGTAATGGGCAAATTTCCCATGAACCATCTTGTAAACGAAGTGAATTAACCATGCAACCAGATTTGATCACAGAAGCTATTATTGCTCCTAATGCATTAGTGCAAGAAGAAGACATGGACTCGGTAGAAATCAAAGAAACGACTGAAACAGAACTCGCTCTACAGAAAGAAGGATGTGAGTCCCAAATTGGACCCACGCCAGAAGAGGTGGTATGTGGTACAGAAAGTAAGGCTGAGTGTGAGGATAAATCTTTGGAACCATCACTGATCCCTGTATCCCCCAACATGGCCAAAGAGTCATCTGATGGAGTCGACGTGGAACCAAGAAATGAGCAAGAAATGTCAAATCCCACAGAAGTCGAGACTGCAGCAGATGTCCAGAAACAATCTGAGACATCAGAAATAAAGGAAAACACTGACGAGGATAGAAGTTCTCAAGAGCAAGTTTTGAATGACACTGAAAGTAATCCCCAAACAGTGAACTCTTCCAAACTACCAGCGAAGGATCAAGGGGATTCAGCGGTGTCCAGCCTGACTGAAGCCTCTACTGTACAACCACTTGTAAAATGTAAGGAGAATGATGAGGATCCGCATACCCCAAAAGTTTTGAATGCAAAACATGCAGTGTCCTCAGACAGATGCTTGCGTAGTAGAGGTTCAAAAGGCAGCGTTGACGTAATGAAAGACTCTGTGAAGTGTGGTGCATCTGAACTTGAGCATGCCAATGATAAAAGCCCAAAGACTCAATCTACTGAAACAAATGTGCATATTGAGGAAGAGCATGATTCGAAAGCTCTAGACATTCTTGAATCCCCCCAGGAGATCGCAGCTGCCAAACCTTGTAATAGTCTGGTTGTGGATCATGCAGTCAAAACGAGACAAAAATCAAGAAACGCAACTGCTTTCGAAAGGGATGAGTATCCGAGTCCAAGCGTCAAAACGAATGATGAGTTGCCAAGTGTTTTGTCACCTGAGGTTCTTCCAGAAACTGTAAGCACCACCTCCACCACCACCACAGAGAGTGGAAAACACCACAAACCGAATAATCAAGCCTCTGAAAGCTCTGAAAATATGCCACTTAAAAATGAATCTAGTCCTATTGAACTGTCAGATAGCAGAGACTGTTCACCCATCAAAAAATCTCCACCAAGCTCTGAAAATATGCTTTTGAGAAGCAGAAGTAACACTGAACGGCCTTTTGGTAGCAAACCGAGCAATCCAACAGAAGGCCATTCAGAAAAGCAAGGGCAGATGTCTTTAAGAAAGAACAGCCCTGTTACTGAGCAGGCAACTAATAAAGATTTGTGTATGTCTTCCGAGGGAGTAACGCGTATGCCTCTACGAAGCAGGACTATTAGCACAATTAAACAGACTGTTACTAGAGATTCTCCTGTTAAAGGTTCCATTAAGAGTTGCATCAGTGAACAATCTATCAGTTTACAGTCCAGTACTACCTGTAGAAAAACAGAGACCAGTGCGCACAGGCCCTTAAGAAGCAGTGCCAGTTTAATTGCAGAACCTCCCCATCACAACAAATCTGCTGTTGGAGATGGATTAGAGAGCCCAGGGCGTATGTCGTTGAGAAGAGGGAATGTTTCAAATACTGAAAAGTTGTTTGGCTCAACAACGTCCCCTAGTAAAAATAAACGTCCTTCGAGACAACGAGAGGTTTCAGCATCCTCAAGTGGGGAAGCAGAAGAGAGCCCATTGAGTTCAAAACTTAAAATCCAAAACCAGAAGCATATGGAGGCCCAAATAAGAGACTCTTTGAATCTGCCAGATGAATCGTTACGCATAGCTGGTTTTCAGAGGCCTGAACCAGTTGTTTGTAGTCCCCCCAAATTTTTGGAGGCGCTAAGGGGAGAAGAACACCAGCAGGTGATTTcaaatttaaatgcaaaatttgaTAAAATGCACAAAGGTTGGATACAAATGGACAAGGAGGGTCAGCCTGCTCCGAAACCCAAAAACAAGGCAGATAGACTTAAAGAAATCTGGAAAAGCAAACGCAGAGTACGAAAGTCAAGACCATTAGAACAACAGAAGTTTTCCCCTGTGCAAATGCTTTTCATGAAGCCCTTTGACTTGCCCAGTATCTGCAGGTGGTTCCTGCAATCAACTGAAACAAAATCTCTTGTAATTGTTAAGAAGGTGAACACCAGACTTCCTTCGGAAACACAGTTGTGTTTTCACTCTTCAGCGGCAGGAGCAGGGTCCTCTCATGGCATATTTCCTAGCCTCCAGGCCGAACGGTTGAAGAAGCATCTGAAAAAGTTTGCTATTGCATCACCAGTGAAGAATAACCCCAAGAATCAAAGACTACTCTCAAAAGCTTTAGGTCAAGGTATTTCTGCGATGAGGAGTAAAGAGAAGCACGAACCCACAACTGCCACACGGATCTCTACAAAGGCACAGAGTCTTGCTGGAGTGACACCGGCACAGGCTCCTGAGAGCCTCGGTGCGATGGCAGGAAGTGCGAAAAATCCAGCAAGTGCTCGAATTCTTAGGAAGTATTCGAACATGCGTGAGAAACTTCAGGTTCAGCAAAACAAGAAATGCAAAGAGAAAACATTCAAAGGTGCTCgtttgaaggcagcattaattcCAAAGAAAGCCAACAAACAGAAATTACAGACACGAAAAGGACCGAAGTCTGTGGTTGTCCAAAGGATCTCATCGCTCACCAAAAAGGCAAAAGCAAACTCTGCCCTCAAAGAACGGGCTTTGAAAAAGAACCCATGTCACAAAGACTGTGCCTCTCCGAAGAGGTTGAAGGCACTCAAAAAAGTGACGAAAGGTGAGCATGTCTCGACTAACGCCTCGGGTAAAAAACAGACACTGCTCAAAACCAGGATTGATAAGGCACAGCAAATGAAAACAAGTGGGACTAAAGTTGACGTAAAGAAATCAGTGCTCCAAAAAGGCCCTAATAATTTAGAACCACAATCTTTAGATATGGACATTAAGCCTCTGGCATTGGAAGACCAAGTGTTAACTAGGTCTCAAAGAAAGATGGAAGTCACCTCTTCACAGACCGGCTCTCCTAAATCCTCCACAAAGCGAGGCTTGGAACCACTGGTCACTCCAACAAAACGTACAAGGACCTCAAAACCATGA
- the wu:fc17b08 gene encoding uncharacterized protein wu:fc17b08 isoform X1, with protein sequence MASPCTKRLCTTERFFIRQDADCWRSEFIHCVGLDNILEVFLGTQVVEDLKLLKDCKPASVSNWSFAENCLFCCLRREKVKEHVVALNKQIVESGGKPLLGKDPSNITRLESQSEEFLNAVLHRKKYTPRIPDPHIPVVACDIVQQMINELAKYYTSQNKNCSQDSLQNNGKKDQSFLKTSCVTSTTAVNIASAQNKFIMVDQDAPLDLSVRKVKVEDIEQDGVLDLSTKKNFSKSHASLSNSNVHASPTTHLVKRDSVNLSLAREGDLQSVSTLEQFMSKLCLHHQRQIVDALGFLQSEVKTVAASNHFQPPTPNLTEKQVKTSCINISFETRSERTCSVDAAVSITKSQESSAVRTSQKPTGEVLNADVSSVACVTTEKPVDLCKMEVLSSSSCGTGDECGDESSPNKFVVMTKTTTDHQEAKKSLGSSIQQIQRSDSVKCLSSAERCLPTCAAESDHADLLSKCTQKSSFAQSEDAVVKPYTIQKTSNVVLPISPRTARKSRKGSCLRQSNGSLSCIINDTDSHCDLVYIRKSITECQLQSRNRLHPRQNARKSTRGHKYVEEYLELKTVRTLARKSIVDSTGNCPAHIPDMHISVAPKQALSNSGSVPLVNAPFAGDCMKNVIQKLSSEQIAENEMPGDVVKVTGLGLVVETSQTGKVESNGQISHEPSCKRSELTMQPDLITEAIIAPNALVQEEDMDSVEIKETTETELALQKEGCESQIGPTPEEVVCGTESKAECEDKSLEPSLIPVSPNMAKESSDGVDVEPRNEQEMSNPTEVETAADVQKQSETSEIKENTDEDRSSQEQVLNDTESNPQTVNSSKLPAKDQGDSAVSSLTEASTVQPLVKCKENDEDPHTPKVLNAKHAVSSDRCLRSRGSKGSVDVMKDSVKCGASELEHANDKSPKTQSTETNVHIEEEHDSKALDILESPQEIAAAKPCNSLVVDHAVKTRQKSRNATAFERDEYPSPSVKTNDELPSVLSPEVLPETVSTTSTTTTESGKHHKPNNQASESSENMPLKNESSPIELSDSRDCSPIKKSPPSSENMLLRSRSNTERPFGSKPSNPTEGHSEKQGQMSLRKNSPVTEQATNKDLCMSSEGVTRMPLRSRTISTIKQTVTRDSPVKGSIKSCISEQSISLQSSTTCRKTETSAHRPLRSSASLIAEPPHHNKSAVGDGLESPGRMSLRRGNVSNTEKLFGSTTSPSKNKRPSRQREVSASSSGEAEESPLSSKLKIQNQKHMEAQIRDSLNLPDESLRIAGFQRPEPVVCSPPKFLEALRGEEHQQVISNLNAKFDKMHKGWIQMDKEGQPAPKPKNKADRLKEIWKSKRRVRKSRPLEQQKFSPVQMLFMKPFDLPSICRWFLQSTETKSLVIVKKVNTRLPSETQLCFHSSAAGAGSSHGIFPSLQAERLKKHLKKFAIASPVKNNPKNQRLLSKALGQGISAMRSKEKHEPTTATRISTKAQSLAGVTPAQAPESLGAMAGSAKNPASARILRKYSNMREKLQVQQNKKCKEKTFKGARLKAALIPKKANKQKLQTRKGPKSVVVQRISSLTKKAKANSALKERALKKNPCHKDCASPKRLKALKKVTKGEHVSTNASGKKQTLLKTRIDKAQQMKTSGTKVDVKKSVLQKGPNNLEPQSLDMDIKPLALEDQVLTRSQRKMEVTSSQTGSPKSSTKRGLEPLVTPTKRTRTSKP encoded by the exons ATGGCGAGTCCGTGTACGAAGCGGTTGTGCACGactgagaggttttttattcGCCAGGACGCGGACTGCTGGAGGTCTGAATTCATTCACTGTGTGG GTCTTGACAATATCTTGGAAGTGTTTCTTGGAACGCAAGTTGTGGAGGACCTCAAGCTTTTAAAAG ATTGTAAGCCTGCAAGTGTGTCAAATTGGTCATTTGCTGAAAATTGTCTTTTCTGCTGCTTAAGACGAGAAAAAGTGAAG GAACATGTAGTTGCACTCAACAAACAAATTGTGGAAAGTGGAGGAAAACCTTTACTAGGTAAAGATCCTTCTAATATCACCAGACTGGAGTCGCAGTCAGAGGAATTCCTGAATGCAGTGTTACACAGGAAAA AATACACACCAAGAATTCCAGATCCGCACATCCCTGTGGTGGCCTGTGATATCGTTCAGCAGATGATTAATGAGTTGGCTAAGTATTATAcctcacaaaacaaaaactgctCTCAGGACTCCCTtcaaaacaatggaaaaaaggACCAAAGCTTTCTGAAAACTAGCTGTGTCACTTCAACAACTGCTGTCAATATAGCTTCTGCTCAAAACAAGTTCATCATGGTGGACCAAGATGCCCCGCTGGACCTCTCTGTGAGAAAGGTCAAAGTAGAGGACATTGAGCAAG ATGGAGTTCTTGACCTCTCGACGAAGAAGAATTTCAGCAAAAGCCATGCGTCTTTAAGTAATTCTAATGTTCATGCCAGCCCGACTACACATTTGGTCAAAAG GGACTCCGTCAACCTGAGTCTTGCCCGAGAAGGAGATCTACAGTCGGTGTCCACTTTGGAACAGTTCATGTCTAAGCTTTGTTTGCATCACCAGCGCCAAATAGTTGACGCATTAGGCTTCTTACAAAGCGAAGTCAAGACTGTGGCTGCTTCCAACCATTTCCAACCACCCACTCCAAATTTGACTGAGAAGCAAGTGAAAACCAGCTGCATTAATATATCGTTTGAAACGAGGTCTGAAAGGACATGTTCTGTggatgctgctgtgagcattaCTAAGTCTCAAGAGTCGTCTGCTGTCAGGACTAGTCAAAAGCCTACTGGAGAGGTTTTAAATGCAGATGTTTCCAGTGTTGCATGTGTAACGACTGAAAAACCAGTAGACCTTTGCAAGATGGAAGTTTTGTCGTCTTCATCTTGTGGAACAGGTGATGAGTGTGGAGATGAAAGTTCTCCAAACAAATTTGTCGTCATGACAAAGACAACTACTGATCATCAGGAAGCCAAAAAATCATTAGGGTCAAGCATTCAGCAAATTCAACGTAGCGATTCTGTAAAGTGTCTATCCAGTGCTGAGCGATGTTTGCCGACATGTGCTGCAGAGTCTGATCATGCAGACCTGTTATCAAAATGCACACAGAAGAGCTCTTTTGCACAAAGTGAAGATGCTGTTGTAAAGCCCTACACAATTCAAAAGACATCAAATGTAGTTTTACCAATATCTCCAAGAACAGCCAGGAAAAGCAGAAAAGGTTCTTGCCTTAGGCAAAGTAATGGCTCTTTAAGTTGTATCATAAATGATACCGATAGCCATTGTGACTTGGTGTATATTAGAAAGTCAATAACAGAATGTCAGCTTCAGTCTCGTAATCGATTGCATCCACGACAAAATGCTCGGAAGAGCACAAGAGGGCACAAGTATGTCGAGGAGTACTTGGAACTAAAAACTGTCCGTACGCTAGCTCGTAAATCTATAGTTGATTCCACTGGGAATTGTCCAGCTCATATACCAGACATGCACATATCAGTCGCTCCAAAGCAGGCCCTTTCTAATTCTGGCAGTGTTCCTCTCGTAAATGCACCTTTTGCAGGGGACTGCATGAAAAATGTTATTCAGAAATTATCATCGGAGCAGATAGCGGAGAATGAAATGCCAGGAGATGTCGTGAAAGTAACTGGTCTTGGTCTGGTGGTTGAAACCAGTCAGACGGGAAAAGTTGAAAGTAATGGGCAAATTTCCCATGAACCATCTTGTAAACGAAGTGAATTAACCATGCAACCAGATTTGATCACAGAAGCTATTATTGCTCCTAATGCATTAGTGCAAGAAGAAGACATGGACTCGGTAGAAATCAAAGAAACGACTGAAACAGAACTCGCTCTACAGAAAGAAGGATGTGAGTCCCAAATTGGACCCACGCCAGAAGAGGTGGTATGTGGTACAGAAAGTAAGGCTGAGTGTGAGGATAAATCTTTGGAACCATCACTGATCCCTGTATCCCCCAACATGGCCAAAGAGTCATCTGATGGAGTCGACGTGGAACCAAGAAATGAGCAAGAAATGTCAAATCCCACAGAAGTCGAGACTGCAGCAGATGTCCAGAAACAATCTGAGACATCAGAAATAAAGGAAAACACTGACGAGGATAGAAGTTCTCAAGAGCAAGTTTTGAATGACACTGAAAGTAATCCCCAAACAGTGAACTCTTCCAAACTACCAGCGAAGGATCAAGGGGATTCAGCGGTGTCCAGCCTGACTGAAGCCTCTACTGTACAACCACTTGTAAAATGTAAGGAGAATGATGAGGATCCGCATACCCCAAAAGTTTTGAATGCAAAACATGCAGTGTCCTCAGACAGATGCTTGCGTAGTAGAGGTTCAAAAGGCAGCGTTGACGTAATGAAAGACTCTGTGAAGTGTGGTGCATCTGAACTTGAGCATGCCAATGATAAAAGCCCAAAGACTCAATCTACTGAAACAAATGTGCATATTGAGGAAGAGCATGATTCGAAAGCTCTAGACATTCTTGAATCCCCCCAGGAGATCGCAGCTGCCAAACCTTGTAATAGTCTGGTTGTGGATCATGCAGTCAAAACGAGACAAAAATCAAGAAACGCAACTGCTTTCGAAAGGGATGAGTATCCGAGTCCAAGCGTCAAAACGAATGATGAGTTGCCAAGTGTTTTGTCACCTGAGGTTCTTCCAGAAACTGTAAGCACCACCTCCACCACCACCACAGAGAGTGGAAAACACCACAAACCGAATAATCAAGCCTCTGAAAGCTCTGAAAATATGCCACTTAAAAATGAATCTAGTCCTATTGAACTGTCAGATAGCAGAGACTGTTCACCCATCAAAAAATCTCCACCAAGCTCTGAAAATATGCTTTTGAGAAGCAGAAGTAACACTGAACGGCCTTTTGGTAGCAAACCGAGCAATCCAACAGAAGGCCATTCAGAAAAGCAAGGGCAGATGTCTTTAAGAAAGAACAGCCCTGTTACTGAGCAGGCAACTAATAAAGATTTGTGTATGTCTTCCGAGGGAGTAACGCGTATGCCTCTACGAAGCAGGACTATTAGCACAATTAAACAGACTGTTACTAGAGATTCTCCTGTTAAAGGTTCCATTAAGAGTTGCATCAGTGAACAATCTATCAGTTTACAGTCCAGTACTACCTGTAGAAAAACAGAGACCAGTGCGCACAGGCCCTTAAGAAGCAGTGCCAGTTTAATTGCAGAACCTCCCCATCACAACAAATCTGCTGTTGGAGATGGATTAGAGAGCCCAGGGCGTATGTCGTTGAGAAGAGGGAATGTTTCAAATACTGAAAAGTTGTTTGGCTCAACAACGTCCCCTAGTAAAAATAAACGTCCTTCGAGACAACGAGAGGTTTCAGCATCCTCAAGTGGGGAAGCAGAAGAGAGCCCATTGAGTTCAAAACTTAAAATCCAAAACCAGAAGCATATGGAGGCCCAAATAAGAGACTCTTTGAATCTGCCAGATGAATCGTTACGCATAGCTGGTTTTCAGAGGCCTGAACCAGTTGTTTGTAGTCCCCCCAAATTTTTGGAGGCGCTAAGGGGAGAAGAACACCAGCAGGTGATTTcaaatttaaatgcaaaatttgaTAAAATGCACAAAGGTTGGATACAAATGGACAAGGAGGGTCAGCCTGCTCCGAAACCCAAAAACAAGGCAGATAGACTTAAAGAAATCTGGAAAAGCAAACGCAGAGTACGAAAGTCAAGACCATTAGAACAACAGAAGTTTTCCCCTGTGCAAATGCTTTTCATGAAGCCCTTTGACTTGCCCAGTATCTGCAGGTGGTTCCTGCAATCAACTGAAACAAAATCTCTTGTAATTGTTAAGAAGGTGAACACCAGACTTCCTTCGGAAACACAGTTGTGTTTTCACTCTTCAGCGGCAGGAGCAGGGTCCTCTCATGGCATATTTCCTAGCCTCCAGGCCGAACGGTTGAAGAAGCATCTGAAAAAGTTTGCTATTGCATCACCAGTGAAGAATAACCCCAAGAATCAAAGACTACTCTCAAAAGCTTTAGGTCAAGGTATTTCTGCGATGAGGAGTAAAGAGAAGCACGAACCCACAACTGCCACACGGATCTCTACAAAGGCACAGAGTCTTGCTGGAGTGACACCGGCACAGGCTCCTGAGAGCCTCGGTGCGATGGCAGGAAGTGCGAAAAATCCAGCAAGTGCTCGAATTCTTAGGAAGTATTCGAACATGCGTGAGAAACTTCAGGTTCAGCAAAACAAGAAATGCAAAGAGAAAACATTCAAAGGTGCTCgtttgaaggcagcattaattcCAAAGAAAGCCAACAAACAGAAATTACAGACACGAAAAGGACCGAAGTCTGTGGTTGTCCAAAGGATCTCATCGCTCACCAAAAAGGCAAAAGCAAACTCTGCCCTCAAAGAACGGGCTTTGAAAAAGAACCCATGTCACAAAGACTGTGCCTCTCCGAAGAGGTTGAAGGCACTCAAAAAAGTGACGAAAGGTGAGCATGTCTCGACTAACGCCTCGGGTAAAAAACAGACACTGCTCAAAACCAGGATTGATAAGGCACAGCAAATGAAAACAAGTGGGACTAAAGTTGACGTAAAGAAATCAGTGCTCCAAAAAGGCCCTAATAATTTAGAACCACAATCTTTAGATATGGACATTAAGCCTCTGGCATTGGAAGACCAAGTGTTAACTAGGTCTCAAAGAAAGATGGAAGTCACCTCTTCACAGACCGGCTCTCCTAAATCCTCCACAAAGCGAGGCTTGGAACCACTGGTCACTCCAACAAAACGTACAAGGACCTCAAAACCATGA